Part of the Oscillatoria salina IIICB1 genome, CTGGGGGAGAGGTTCTTAGATAATCGAAGGGGAGCCGAGAATAAAGAAGATATACATACAATTGTTTGGCTTTTTCCCGCGCAAAAAGATGACCGGGAAATGTTCGCGCAAGTGGGCAAATTTTACCCAAATTTTATGCAGTTGTGCTATTTTAGGAATAAAATTCTTTGGGTTTATAGCCAAAGTCGCGCACTTAAAAAAGATTTGAAACAACTTAGCGATCGCGTCCAAAAAACCGTCGATAATTTAGGCTCCCGCGTTCTCCAATCTCCCCTCAATCTTGAAGATTTACAACAAGATTTAACTAGCACCTTGACAATTTTCTCGATTTATGCAACGCGATTAAGCTATCTCGAAGAATATCGCTATACAATCGAAGTTAATGCCAATAATTACCAAAAACGTTTAGAGCGTTTTCAGCAAATCGATCCCGAAAGTGATTTAGAATTTTTGCGAGATTTCCAAGATTATACCTTTGAAAAGTATTTACCTCAAGTAGTTAGCGATTATAACAGCCTCAGCGCGGGTTTGAAGTTACTGGATAATGCAATCAAAACGATTGAAGGAATCATCGAAATCGAATAAGCAAGAAATAACCGACAGCAAACGCAGCGCGAAAGTCGTCTCAACGAAACGATATTTATTGTTAGCGCGGGAATTGGGACTGCATCCGCATCGGCTTCCGCGATCGCCAATTTTGCTGCTAGAATCCTAATTAAATTAGCACCCTTTATCCCCGAAGATTCTTATTGGCATTTGTGGATAAGTTATTTCTTCGCTTTGGGATTAAGTTTAGTGGTAGGAATACTCGCAAGTTTGATTACTGGTTGGTTTCTGAAACCAGAATGGAGAAGCAAATATCGAGGTTAAAATGTAGGGAAAAATCCCCTCTAGTTGCCCTTCTATCTACTTTTTGGTTCAATTATTTCTAAGACAGATTTGGGTAAGAGTTTATTTTTAAACCAAACTATTTTTGCGGGAACTTCGTTAATTTTTACGCCCGCTTTTTCTAAATTTAAACGTTCGGAAACTGCTAAAATTAAATTATCTCGAGCGGATTTTCTAACTTGAGAAAATTTCTTTTGTAAATATTCGGGTCGCCAGTAACCAACTATTTCTAGTAAGTATTCTCTCCCGTCAGGATGCACCAAACGAAAATCAGGAATCATCACGCTACCAGGAATAGGAATTAAGTCTACTTCTCTTTCTAGTTTCCATTCGGTTTTCGTTTTTTGCCACTTTTTCGCAAAGGATTCTTCAATCATACTATCATAAGGTTTTCCTGGGGGATAATGACTGACTAATTCACAGTTATCTTGTAAGGTGAAATAGCCTGTTTTTGGTTGACCTGTGTAATAATCTTTATTTTCTAATTTGGCTTTTAAACTCCATTTGCTGACGTGCAATAAGGCTGGTAACATTTTCGCTAAGGCTAATCCATAGCGAGTGCTAGGTTTAAATAAGCTTACGGGTCCGTCAATGGTAATTGTAAATCCTTGGTCGGCATCTCCTTCGATATATGCCATTAATTGAAATAACTTTAAATAGCGAAATAAAAGTTTGTATTCGCCTGGATCATTACGGTGAGCGTTGATTATAATATTACTAGCACGATAAAAAATCCCTTGAACTTGAGCTAAGTTATAACGATGTAAAAGGGCTTCGGGCGTTGGTTCGTCGAATTGCGTTAAAATGCGATTTTCTTGTAAGTCGGCGTAAAGTCCTTTAATAATTTCGTCGGGTAAAACTTCTCGCTTGAGTTTTTGAGATAAACTACTAGCTAAAGTTTCCAGTGTTTGAGGACGATTTGCAGGGGTGGGTGTGGTAGTTGCAGCTTGAGCAAAAACTCGCTGACGCAACAATTGCGGTTCGAGGGGTGAGACAATTTCAAAGGTGGAAAAGCTATTTTTGAGGATGTGAGCTAGTCCCCGTCGGGTGCGATAATCAGGGTTGTCTGCTTCTTGTTCTTGTAATTGGCGATCGAGTGAGGCTTGGGTATCGGCGATCGCGTCTTTGAAACAAGTGATAATTTCACTAGCAAGGGATTTTGCTCTCGAATCGATGGGTATTCGTTTGGGAATGACAGTTTCGCCGTTTTGTCTGTTGATTAGTAGTTCGCTGGGCAGCATTTGAGGTATTTTAGGTTATGTTAGATCGACTTCATACACTTTATCGAGCTTTGGAATGCAGACCAGATAGCTACCACGATTGGTATCGACAAGCTAATGTATTATGGGAGCAGGAACGCTACGAAGAGGCTTTGTCTAGTTACGAGAGGGCTTTAGATTATTATCCTCAAGATTATTGGGCTTGGTATCGACGCGGTAAGGTTTTGGAGTGTTTGGGTTATTTCCGAGAGGCGGTTGAGAGTTATCAGCAAGCGGCTGAAATACGCCCAAATGATTACTGGGCTTGGTATAGTCAAGGGTGGATTTATCTGGAAGAATTAGAAGAATACGAAAAGGCGATCGCTTTTTTTGACAAAGCTTTATCAATTGAACCCCAAGACTATTGGGGATTATATCGCAAAGGTGAATCTTTACGCCTCTTAGAGCGCTATTCCGAAGCAATTGCTTGCTATGAGAGAATTCTCGATTTGCGCCCTCACGATTTCTGGACGTGGTATCGTCAAGGTGATTGTTTCCGTAGTCTGGGAGAGTTACAATCAGCTCTGGAATGCTACGATCGCGCTTTAGAAACAAAACCAGAGGATCATTGGGCTTGGTATCAGCGTGGAAATATTTTACAACAACAAGAGCGATTTTCTGACGCGATCGCTGCTTACCAGCAAGCTGTAAAATTTGACCCAGAAGCCGATTTTGCTTGGTACGATTTAGCTTGTTGCTATGCTTTGCGAGGAGATCGAGAAAAATCTCTGGCATCATTAAAAGAAGCGATCGCACTTTACCCAGAAAGATATCAACTTGAAGCTGTATCTAATTCAGATTTCGATAATTTACGCCAAGACGAACAATTTAATAGTTTACTGCAAAGCTAATATTTTAGCCCGCGTAGGGGGAACCTAGTCCGTGTAGCCTATCCTTCAGTCGTCGGAGTTTAGTCAATCGGTAAAATTCTGACTCGAAAACGGTTTAAATCAATAGTAATTAAAGCACCAGCTTCTAGTTCTGATTCAAAGCGACGCAGTGAGTCAATGATGATAGTTTCTATGCTACTAGGAAATATATCTTGAGTTCGTACTTGAATGACACTAGGCGATCGCACTTGTGTTACAGCTAAGATAGCTCCAAAATCGAGGTCATTAGTGAAAATAACGTAACCATTCGTATTTGCCCATGTAATTATATCGCGATCGGGCGCAGCAGGATCTCCCACTTTAGACCAGTGAACTCAAAGTTGTGTTTTTCAAACACTTTTACCCACTCAGGTGAGAGATTCATATCGATGAGAATTTTCATTTTACTTCTAGGGATATTTCCCTTTCTTCAACTCTCCATGCTGCATAACTAAGAGCTTCATAAATGTCTGCTTCTTCAAGGTATGGATAAGCTTGCAAAATTTCTGGAACAGAATGACCAGATGCCATTAAACTAACAATGGTACTGACAGTTACCCGCATTCCTCTAATGCAAGCTTTTCCACCCATAACTTCAGGATTTCGAGTAATTCGAGAAAGTTGTTTCATGGTTAATATAATATTTTCTCCTCTTGAAAAATTGGTAACTGATTACTGATAACTGATTTGAGTCATGCGCTCAAAAACCAAACGAGACATCTGCGGAAAAATATTCCAGTTTTGAGCGTAAGCGCGATCGCTAGCAAAAACAGCTAAAATATAAGCAGTTCGCCCATCTTTAGTTGACACAAATGCCACTTCATGTCTCCCCGTAGAAGTCCAACCTGCTTTAGAAAAGAAATACACATCTTCAGGTAAAGACTCTCCAAAAAAGCCTCGCACTGGGTTAAAAACTCCCGGTGCAGCTTCAAGATTTTGCCAAACTTGAGGGTTTAAATCTCTTGCTAATAAACTCATCATTTCTTCACTAGCTCTGGCTGAAATTGCTCGTCTGGTAACAATTTCATACATCAATCTTGCTGCTTGCTCGGTAGTAATTAAATTACGCAAAACACCGTTAGCAGTTTGCCGCATTTGTCGCTCGCGTCCCGTTGGTTTTTGCTGATTTAAGTATAAAATAGGATAAGTTTTGTGCGCTATATCAAGATTTTGGTAGCCTGCTTTTTGGAAAAACCGATTGATTTGCGTGCGCTTTTTTAGCCAAGTTTGATATTCTTCACCCGTTAATTCTCCCCCCGGTTCAGTATTAGTAACTGCATCAATAATCCGGCTAGCAGCATCATTTTCTGACTCAGTAACCATTTTTTGCAAATCAGTCATTAATTGCTGTTCTGGCGTTAACAATCCCGCTTCTAGTTGTCCGGAAAAAGCTACCAACCAAAACAATTTTACCACACTAGCAGGATATCTAAATTGTTCTTGTTGATATCCGGCGATTTCGCCAGAATTAACATTAATTAAAGTAACTGATAACCCAGCTTGAGTAAGTTTTTTACTCGCAGCTAAACTGACAACTTCATCAACAACAGTTTGTAAGTTTTGACTGGCTTGAAAATTAGGAGCAATAGTAGCATTATAAACCAATTCTCCGTTTTCCATCCTCAGTTTAGGAGTAGGGACAGAAGAAGGTGCTATAGTTGGTGGGACTAAGTTGCGTTCGAGTTTAGGAAGAATTGCGAGAGTAGCGATCGCTGCTAACAATGCTACAATCGTCATTAGTTTACCGAAGATTCCTCGATCGGAAGATTTAGCTTTTTGTCGGGGAACAGATGGGGCATAATTAGATGTAGCCTGAGCGGGAGAAGAAGCTGCTGTAACTTGGGCTGAATTTGCTTTTATTTCCGCTTGAGCAGGAAAAAACAAACTTAAAATTAGCCGCGAAAAAATCCACCAACCAGCCCGGAAAATTAAAACTATTAACTCGCTCAGTTTCGCCAAAAACCACCAACAACCGCGCAAACTTAGAACTATAATTTTGATAATTCCATAAGATACTAACCAACCTCCTTGGAAAAATATTTGGATTAAATTGAGGTAAAATCGTACTTGTTTATAATTTATCTTTGAGCGAGACTTTCGTTTTGGTTTTGTTCGTTTCCGAATTTGAGTTGAGCGTTTTTTGGTTTGCTGAGGTAAATTTCGCTTTAAGTAAGCTATTTCTTGACGCAGTTGGATATTTTCTTGTCGCAGTTGATAAAGACTCAAATAAGCTCGATCTAGCTCCGAGCGCAGATCGGCAATTTCTTCATAAGGACTATACCAGTCTAACTTTTCTTGCTGCTTCACTGTAGCTCAAGTTTCCTCAAATTTGCTCTGAACAGAAACACATCCATTATTGTTATAAAGGTAGTATACTACGTCTTTCTACAAATTTTCTTACTTTCTTGACAAAAAAGCAATTATTTGCTTATTCATATTTCTTTATTTGGTGGCTTGGAAAAGAAAATCCAAGTGTTGAAAATTGCCGCGATCGCGAAAAGCGCAAACGATAGCCAAAAACCGAATTCATAAGTTATTCCTAAAAAACCTTCACCTTTAATTAAAGCTTCCCGCGCTATTTTAACCTTCAGTAGCCACAGCAAAATCGCTCCAATTAAACCCATTATTGCGGGGATAATCGCCTTTTTTTTCAACTTCAAAAAACTCGTAGCTAACCCAACAAAACCACAAATAAATGCGGTAGTTGCCAAAGGTTCGGGCGGAAATTTTTCTTGGTCAAATTCTCCAATAAACAAGCTAGGTTTTTCAATGTTGGTACCTACTGCAAGCTGAATACCGGTGAGCTTAACTATTACTCTTTTTTCACAAGAAACTGTCACAAAAGGAAGAAAAAAACAAATTAAAATTAGTGCAAAAATTGCTGGAGATAGTTTCTTGTTCATTAATAGCATAGACCCCAGAATGTCCGCCTACTTATAAAATACAAAAATAAATCGCCAATTTAATTAACCATTTATTGCCAATTATTGAGCGATCCTCTCAGCAAAAGTTTTCTGAGCTTCCGGAGAACCTATATATCGCCAATGCCAAGGTTCGTAACTAATCCCTTGAGGATTATTCTGAGGAAAAGATAACTCAAAACCAAAATTTTGAGCATTCATTTTTAACCATTGATAAGCTGGTGTATTTTCAAATTCACGAGTAATATCTCGGTTAGGAAAATTCCCATCAGTCAAATCAATTGCATAACCTGTATGATGTTCGCTATAACCAGGAGGTGCAGATACTTTGGCTGCATTTTCTTCCGATCCTCGACGTTTAACTTGAGCTTCAAATAACTGTTTTTGGGCTTTGAGCGTCCGAAATCCCGACACAGGTACGAGCCAAATACTATCTTGTCGAGCAGCATAAATCATCTTCATTAATTCTTTTGCTGCTTCGGGGTGAAGAGACTCAAATCGTTGATATTCTCCGGTACCATAGCTAGAAATTACTGTCATGACATCTGGCTCGGCTTCGGGATAGTGAAAATGTCCATATAAGCTTTCACGATCGCCGATTTCAATTGGAGTTTCTGTTGGTAGTTGATTTTCCTCAGTCGCTGTTTCTGAAGAATCATTGGTTGTTGATTCTAGTAAAAAATAATGCGTCAATAATCCCGCAGCTATTGCTAAGACAAAAATTATTATTAAAGGAACCAAGATGGTTTTAAAGCGGCGGAAATATCCTCTTAAATATTTCATAATCGAGTTTATTCGGAAATTTCCGAACTAGCTATCTTCCATTTGCCATCTACTTGTTCTAACTCGTAGATTACTGTAACTGTACCAAATCCGCTTCTGGCTGGATCGATTCTGCCATTTCTTTTTAATGTTTGTTGTTCGGTAACTTTGACTGTAATTTCTGCGCGATCGCCGTTGCTAGTAAATCCTTCCACACCATCGATTCTTTGTTCGCCGTATTCATAGAAAGCATTATTATTTTCTAACCATTCAATTGAGCCACCTACACCAGCCGTTTGCTCGAATTGCTCCCCAGTAGTAATTTCTGCTGCAATTTGGCGATCGTAAGGTGGTGCAAACATTAATTGTTTGGCTTCTAACCAACGATTAATTAAGCTGAGAGCATCTTGTTGAGTAAAAGATGAAGTATCAGTAGGATTTACTGAGTTAGGATTATCAACTCCGGTTCGATCGGGAAAGGCGATAATCGCGATCGCCCCTACTGCAAGAATACCAATTGTACTTCCCACGATCGCTGGTTTGAGCCAATTAGGAAAATTAGCAGTGTGGTTATTACTAGATTTTAGTTGGGAAGGAGGAGATAAAGTTGGTGACGATCGCTGTTTCGCAATCGTTTCTGGAGGTATTGTAGGAGGAATCCCCTTTGACTGAGGTTGTAGCGCTGCTAGCATTTCTAAAGCGTGAGAATAGCGATCGCTTGGATGACTAGCAATGGCTTTATCGATAACTGCGGCGAAATTAGGAGTAACCGTCGGTGCAAGCGATCGCCAATTAATTTCTCCTGTCGTGCGATCGTTAGGTAACTCTTGGGGTATTTTCCCTGTCAGCAAATAAATCGCAGTCAACCCTAAACTATATAGATCGCTAGCATACACTGGTCGTCCTGCGGCTTGTTCGGGAGGCATAAAACCTGGAGTCCCCACTACAATTGAAGGTTGTAAATTACCCTCAGCACTAATAATTGTACCCACTGCTTCCTTCACGGCACCGAAATCAATTAGCACTGGCATTCCATCCGAGAAACGCAAAATAATATTATCTGGTTTAATATCTCGGTGAACGATTTGCTGGCTATGCACGTAATCCAAAACAGGCAAAATACCCGTTAAAATCTCTTTAACTGTATTTTCAGCAAGAATTCCTTCGTTTTGCAACTTTTTTGTGAGCGTAGTTCCTTCGATCCATTCTTGCACCAAAAAAAACTCACCCTCAGACTCTAAATAAGCATACAAAGAGGGAATTTGCTTGTTTCCCTCTCCCAACTTTTCCAAAATCACTGCTTCCCGCTTAAACCTTTCTTGGACAATAGCAAACACCTGTGGGTTATTCGTCATTGGTTTCAGTTGCTTGAGCGCACACTTTCTCGCCGAAGGAAGATGTCGATCTTCAGCAAGAAAAGTTTCCCCAAATCCACCACTGCCCAAAGAGCGAAGAATTAGATAGCGATTTTCTAGGATCGAGTCCAACATTTGCCCTTACCGTGCGGTTATTTTCAACAATAACATTCCTGCACCTAAGCTGGCAGCGATCGCTCCTCAAAACTTTGCATCTATTTAGCCTGGGGAATTTCTACCACGAATTCAGATCCTTGACCCGGATTTGAGTTACAAAATAACAATCCTCCATGTTTGTCAACCACAATTGAATGAGAAATAGATAAACCCATTCCCGTTCCTTTACCTATTGGTTTCGTGGTATAACATGGTTCAAAGATTTTTTTTTGCTTATCTAACGGAATTCCTAGCCCATTATCGATAATCTTCACTCTTACCCGTTGCCCTACTTTTTCGGTACAAATCCGAATTGTAGGTTGATTTTTTTTACCAGTTAAACTGTTATCTTGAAAATACTCTTCTAAACTATCTATACCATTACTGAGCAAATTCATAAAAACTTGATTAATTAAGCCAGCATAACACTCAACTAAAGGTAAATTTCCATATTCTTTAATAATTTTAATACCGGGAAAACCGCTTTTCGCTTTCAGTCGATGCTGCAAAATCAGTAATGTACTATCAAGCCCATCATGAAGATCTACTTTTTTCTTCTCCGCTTCATCCAATCGAGAAAAGTTACGCATCGATTTAATAATATTTCGGATGCGATTTGCTCCCATTTCCATGCTACGCATTAAGCTGGGTAAATCTTTTTTTAAATAATCTAGTTCTATTTCTTCAATACATTTCTTTATTGCTGGTGAATACTCCGGATACTCCTGTTGATAAATTTCCACTAACTTTAGTAAATCTTTTAAGTATTTTTCCACGAAGCTCAGATTAACTGAAATGAAAGTCAAAGGATTATTAATTTCGTGGGCTATTCCTGCTGACATCTGCCCCAAACTAGATAATTTTTCCGCTTGAATTAATTGATACTGAGTTGTTTGTAACTGTTGTAAAGTTTGTTCCAGTTGTAAGGCTTTTTCTCTTTCTCTAGCTTCTGCGACTCTTTGAGCTGCCTCGCTACGCTTACGGTCTGTCAAATCGCGTATAATGACAACAACCTCCTCGCGATCGCCAGGAATATACCGAGCTTCATAATATTGCCAACATTCTTTTCCTGGCAACATTAATTCTCCTTGCTTTACTTCCCCAGTCGCTAGGCTTTCTTCCAAATAGTAGCGCGTCCATTGAGTTAAATCCTCAGACAAAACTTCCTCAATTTTTTTACCCTTAATATCAATATCCGCAGGGAAAAAGGAATCTTCTTTATTTGAACCAGGGAAATAATCTAAAAATATTCCTTCTTTATTAAGTCGAAAAATTAGATCGGGAATCGCTGTTAAAATCTGTTTATTTTTCGCTTCAATTTCGTGTTTTTCTGCCTCTAATTTTAGCTGACAGCGCCGATCCCGAGCAATGATACTAAACCCTTCAATTTTGCCATAATTTAAGCAATTAAGTAGCAAGCTCAGACTTACAGGAATTTCTTCACCATCCTTTTTCAATAAGCTTGTTTCCCCTTGCCAAAATCCTGTTTGTAGGGCTTGACTAAATCCCAAATCAGCAAAAATTTTTAGTGTCTTTTTTGACCAAAAATTAGTAATTTTTAACTGGGTGATATCTTCGTTTTCACTCAAGCCCACTAATTGGCGCCCAGCACTATTCAAATAAAGCAGCTTACCTTCATTGTCGCAGATGCAAACAAAATCTGCGATCGCTTCTAAAATATTTCCCGATACTTTTAACTTTAACTCACTAGATAAATAGCTATTTGACAATTGCATACAGTTCGAGAAAATTTGGCTCGCCTGGACATAGTTGGCTTGGGTGTACATTTTGATTTATCCCTTGAGTCTTTTATTCAACTCTTTTCTTTGTTTCAAAGCATTTCAGCTTTGAAATAACTCGCTAATTTCCCTTTACTTCGATCGAAATAAGCTAATTTAGTAGTTCCTTCAACCGCTTTTTAGTATTTCCCGAAATTAGCCAACAAAAAATCATTTAGTACCTGGTTTGCTTGCTCGTTGCTCTTGTCTTTGCCCAATTTCGCTTCTCAGGTTTGATCTGACTTTTTAATTTTACCTTCGGTTTTTTTGTGATTATTTTTGGCTTGACTTTTTTGTTTGTTTATTCTTAATTTATAAACATACCAAGCTACATAATTCAGACAATTATAGCAATTTTTTTCCTAATTGTCAAGTTGAATTTTAAAATATGTTTTTTTTCAATTTGTCCGTATCCAAGAACACAAAAATCCCTAAAATAAAGTTAATTTACTTGCGGATTAATTATCCTTGATTAGGAGTTCATTGAAAATCCGAAAAATCACGGAAATAGAGCGATCTTGGTAAACTAGAACAAGTGCTTTCGCGCAAGACAATTTTAGTTTAACCAGTACGACGCTAATGCTAGCAAAAAATATCTCAAGAAAAGAAAGAAATGACTAGTCAAAGCAGCAAGCGAACAGTTGTTAGCAGCAATCCCTACATTGTGCTTAATAATCAGGGACAAATATTAGGACCATTGGAACTAACCAAACCAAAGCATATTCTAGGGAGAGATTCAAATCGAGCAGATTTAGAAGTTCCTGTTGATTGGAACGTAGTTTCTAGCGTCCACGCAATTTTCCAGCAAGTCGGGGAAGAATACCAAATTTTTGACGGTGATGGTGTTAAACCAAGTACCAATAAATTATACGTCGAGAGGAAATTAATTACGCCCACAGAAGGCTATCTTCTCCAACATAATACCGAACTTCAAATCGGTCAAAACCCCAAAAATTTGCTTATTCTAACTTACTACAATCCTAACCGTGCAGGAAATGTTAAAGTACCAGCACAGCGTTTTATTTCTTTAGGTAATCGTTCAGTTTTATTAGGACGAGATCCCCATGCTAACCTGCAACTAGATGCACCGACAGTTTCTCGTCGTCATGCGATTATTGATAAAGACAATCAAGGACGTTATATTCTCCACGACCATAGCACCAACGGTGTTTTTGTCAACGATCGCCGCGCGAACAATTCCACGGTATTACCTCCGGGAGCAAAAATTAATATCGGACCTTATACCCTTGTTTTACAAGGAGATCGTTTAGCGATCGTCGATCGAGGTGATAATATTCGTCTTGATGCTTATAGTTTAGTTAGAGAAGTAAAAGAGAAAAAAGGTCACCTAAAAACACTTTTAAACAATATTTCTTTACCAATCGAACCCGGACAATTTGTCGCTTTAGTCGGTGGAAGTGGTGCAGGTAAATCCACCTTAATGCGCACTTTATTAGGAATCGATCCCACCACAAGCGGTAAAGTATTTTTGAATGGAGAAGACCTCCGCAAAAACTTTAACATTTATCGGACTCAGATCGGTTATGTACCGCAAGACGACATTATTCACCGCGAATTAACTGTCGAAGAAGTATTAACTTACGCGGCTAAATTACGACTACCTCCCGATATCGATCTCAAAAATATAGTCGAAAAAACTGTCAGTCAAGTTGAAATATCTCATCGCCGAAATACACTCGTGAGTCAATTAAGTGGCGGTCAGCGCAAACGAGTTAGTATTGGTGTAGAATTACTTGCCGATCCCAAATTATTTTTCCTTGATGAACCCACATCCGGACTAGATCCCGGTTTAGACAAAAAAATGATGTTATTGTTACGGAAATTAGCGGATCAAGGAAGGACAATTATCTTAGTTACCCACGCCACAACCAATATAACATTATGCGATCGCATTGTCTTTCTCGGTCAAGGTGGAAAATTATGTTATTTTGGACTACCCCAAGAAGCAATTTCCTTTTTCGGCATTTCTAGTGGTGATTTCGCCGATATTTATAATTTTTTAGAAGATCCCAGCCAAGTAGATGACGCCACCAATAACTTTCGCAACTCTAACCACTACCAGCGTTATATCAGCGATCGCCTCAGTTTTGCCAGCCAGCAACCAGGAGATTCCCCACCCCAAAAAGTGCGGCGATCGTTTTTTCCACAACTTATTCTTTTAACCCAACGTTACTGTCAATTAATTATTCGCGATCCCGTTAACTTAGTTTTAAACTTATTAACAGCACCAATTGGAATCTTCTTAATTACCTTCGCCATTCGCGACCAAGAACCATTTATTTTAGGTACTGAAGATGACCCTAGTTTAGCACCTTTAGCCTTGCGCGTTTTATTTGTTTTTACCTCTGCGGCAATTTGGGTCGGACTTTCTAGTTCTTTACAAGAAATTGTCAAAGAATCAGCAATTTATCTACGAGAACGACTAGTAAATTTAGGCTTATTTGCTTATCTTGGTTCAAAAGCAATTGTTCTTGGTGGATTAGCCATTTTACAAAGTATGCTCGTAGTTCTAGTTATTCTTCTCGGCTTTGCATCACCCGAACCAGATTTAATTCCTTGGTTTCTCGGATTAGAAATAACTACTTTTTTGACTTTATTTACTTCGATTTCCTTGGGATTAATGGTATCAGCAATTGTCAAAAATAGTTCCCAAGCAAATAGCGCCTTACCTTTATTATTATTACCCCAAATAATCTTTGCTGGCGTATTATTCAAAATGGAAGGCGTAGGCAAAATAATCTCTTGGTTAATGTTAAGTCGTTGGTCAGTAGCAGCCTACGGAAGTTTAGTTAACGTCAATAGTTTAGTTCCAGAAGCTCAAATATTACCTGATGGTAGCACAATTCCCCTACCATTTGAAACCACGCCAATTTACGATCCAACTTGGAAAAACTTAGGTTTAAACTGGGGAATTTTAATCTTACACGCAGTTATTTATTTAGCAATAACTTGGGTAGTTCAAAAGTGGAAAGATATCTTTTAATTCTGCATAAATATCTAGAAAAATCTTTTTTAGGATTAAGCCGACTGAAAACCACAAACAACCTAAATCGCGAATTAATTTGCCATTTATTATTCTGTTTCTACCCGATCGTTTAATCTAAAAAGTATGCTTAATTTCAAACGCCAACTTCCGCAAGCAAAGCTTGCATTTGCGACCAACTTAGTCCTTTTTGAATGTAATCAGGTACATGAGGATTAAAAGGACTTTTCGCCCTATCTACCCGGATAATTTTTGCCGTATCTGGCAATATAGGAACATCCGGATCGAAAGCAGTTGGACGCATTAAAGAACTAGAAAAACCTTTAAA contains:
- a CDS encoding PAS domain-containing sensor histidine kinase translates to MYTQANYVQASQIFSNCMQLSNSYLSSELKLKVSGNILEAIADFVCICDNEGKLLYLNSAGRQLVGLSENEDITQLKITNFWSKKTLKIFADLGFSQALQTGFWQGETSLLKKDGEEIPVSLSLLLNCLNYGKIEGFSIIARDRRCQLKLEAEKHEIEAKNKQILTAIPDLIFRLNKEGIFLDYFPGSNKEDSFFPADIDIKGKKIEEVLSEDLTQWTRYYLEESLATGEVKQGELMLPGKECWQYYEARYIPGDREEVVVIIRDLTDRKRSEAAQRVAEAREREKALQLEQTLQQLQTTQYQLIQAEKLSSLGQMSAGIAHEINNPLTFISVNLSFVEKYLKDLLKLVEIYQQEYPEYSPAIKKCIEEIELDYLKKDLPSLMRSMEMGANRIRNIIKSMRNFSRLDEAEKKKVDLHDGLDSTLLILQHRLKAKSGFPGIKIIKEYGNLPLVECYAGLINQVFMNLLSNGIDSLEEYFQDNSLTGKKNQPTIRICTEKVGQRVRVKIIDNGLGIPLDKQKKIFEPCYTTKPIGKGTGMGLSISHSIVVDKHGGLLFCNSNPGQGSEFVVEIPQAK
- a CDS encoding ATP-binding cassette domain-containing protein, yielding MTSQSSKRTVVSSNPYIVLNNQGQILGPLELTKPKHILGRDSNRADLEVPVDWNVVSSVHAIFQQVGEEYQIFDGDGVKPSTNKLYVERKLITPTEGYLLQHNTELQIGQNPKNLLILTYYNPNRAGNVKVPAQRFISLGNRSVLLGRDPHANLQLDAPTVSRRHAIIDKDNQGRYILHDHSTNGVFVNDRRANNSTVLPPGAKINIGPYTLVLQGDRLAIVDRGDNIRLDAYSLVREVKEKKGHLKTLLNNISLPIEPGQFVALVGGSGAGKSTLMRTLLGIDPTTSGKVFLNGEDLRKNFNIYRTQIGYVPQDDIIHRELTVEEVLTYAAKLRLPPDIDLKNIVEKTVSQVEISHRRNTLVSQLSGGQRKRVSIGVELLADPKLFFLDEPTSGLDPGLDKKMMLLLRKLADQGRTIILVTHATTNITLCDRIVFLGQGGKLCYFGLPQEAISFFGISSGDFADIYNFLEDPSQVDDATNNFRNSNHYQRYISDRLSFASQQPGDSPPQKVRRSFFPQLILLTQRYCQLIIRDPVNLVLNLLTAPIGIFLITFAIRDQEPFILGTEDDPSLAPLALRVLFVFTSAAIWVGLSSSLQEIVKESAIYLRERLVNLGLFAYLGSKAIVLGGLAILQSMLVVLVILLGFASPEPDLIPWFLGLEITTFLTLFTSISLGLMVSAIVKNSSQANSALPLLLLPQIIFAGVLFKMEGVGKIISWLMLSRWSVAAYGSLVNVNSLVPEAQILPDGSTIPLPFETTPIYDPTWKNLGLNWGILILHAVIYLAITWVVQKWKDIF
- a CDS encoding DUF7734 family protein → MNQLIGKRLEAYTIKRPQEVLIICAEIAGEEDKIAIFKGFSSSLMRPTAFDPDVPILPDTAKIIRVDRAKSPFNPHVPDYIQKGLSWSQMQALLAEVGV